Proteins encoded in a region of the uncultured Paludibaculum sp. genome:
- a CDS encoding serine hydrolase domain-containing protein, giving the protein MASVDECVRASRAALASEWPHPDRVDLNQSWRLHVCARDEHRLSSADEKRLETRPEAELIRLSYDVGGVLVLVAAAIGAMATLRLQAQAPSIRPTRDVISRLRSEVPGLMQKAGVPGMSIALIRGGKTIWLHGFGVKDKKTGEPVRTDTVFEAASLSKPVFAYGVMKLVDQGKLDLDTPLSSYLAKPYVPDERVRKITARLVLSHRTGFPNWRGDDGSLPIYFSPGERFSYSGEGYIYLQRVVEQITGKPLDVYMDEIVFKPLRMTNSSYVWRPSFDSLTATGYDFKGGPGELEKPKEAGAASSLNTTARDYALFVNAVLNGKGLSPSVLRQMETPEIALDPACRICVKQEPKEPSKTLFWGLGWGIQRERKGVLLWHWGDNGVFKAFVMADPARKSGVVMFANGQDALNVAKPIIDTAIDTDSQAFAWLK; this is encoded by the coding sequence ATGGCCAGCGTTGACGAGTGCGTCCGCGCAAGTAGGGCTGCCCTAGCTTCCGAGTGGCCTCATCCGGACAGAGTCGACTTGAACCAAAGCTGGCGATTGCACGTATGTGCTAGAGACGAGCACCGCCTTTCATCTGCCGATGAGAAGCGGCTAGAAACTCGCCCGGAGGCAGAATTGATACGGCTTTCTTACGATGTGGGCGGGGTTCTTGTATTGGTGGCAGCCGCCATTGGTGCTATGGCAACCCTAAGATTGCAGGCGCAAGCTCCCTCGATTCGGCCCACGCGAGACGTGATCTCGCGGCTGAGAAGCGAGGTCCCAGGGCTGATGCAAAAGGCCGGAGTTCCTGGGATGTCGATCGCCTTGATCCGAGGTGGAAAGACGATCTGGCTGCATGGTTTCGGGGTGAAAGACAAGAAAACGGGAGAACCCGTTAGGACGGACACGGTCTTTGAAGCGGCTTCCCTGAGCAAGCCCGTATTTGCGTACGGCGTGATGAAGCTGGTCGACCAGGGAAAGCTCGATCTCGACACTCCGTTGAGTTCCTATTTGGCAAAGCCCTACGTTCCAGATGAACGCGTAAGAAAGATCACGGCTCGATTGGTATTGAGTCATCGAACCGGCTTTCCGAATTGGCGGGGCGACGACGGCTCGCTTCCCATTTATTTCTCGCCGGGAGAACGTTTCAGCTACTCAGGTGAGGGATACATCTATCTGCAACGTGTGGTCGAGCAGATTACCGGAAAACCGCTGGACGTTTATATGGACGAAATTGTTTTCAAGCCGTTGAGGATGACGAATAGCAGCTATGTGTGGAGACCGAGCTTTGATTCGTTGACAGCTACGGGATATGACTTCAAAGGCGGACCGGGTGAGCTAGAGAAACCGAAGGAAGCCGGAGCAGCATCCAGCCTGAATACTACCGCCAGGGACTATGCGCTTTTCGTCAACGCAGTTCTGAATGGCAAAGGGCTTTCGCCCTCCGTGCTCCGCCAGATGGAGACGCCTGAGATCGCGCTCGACCCGGCTTGCAGGATTTGCGTTAAACAAGAGCCAAAAGAGCCGTCGAAGACGCTCTTCTGGGGTTTGGGATGGGGCATTCAGCGGGAACGTAAGGGCGTCCTGCTCTGGCATTGGGGCGATAACGGCGTCTTCAAAGCATTTGTCATGGCCGACCCGGCGAGAAAGTCAGGCGTCGTGATGTTCGCAAATGGCCAAGATGCGCTGAACGTTGCAAAGCCGATCATCGACACAGCAATTGACACAGACTCCCAGGCATTCGCATGGCTGAAATGA
- a CDS encoding efflux RND transporter periplasmic adaptor subunit: MSRTITWAAAILLALLPAGCTSNSNAARSTPPLTVETVAVEQRDVPIFGEWLGTLEGMVNADIKAQVSGYLEQQGYSEGSAVRKGQLLFQIDPRPFQAAVDQARAQLAQANGRLSQARAQLLEAEAQVGVAEANQGRARLDVERYTPLAKQQAITQQDLDNAIQNNLAAKAQLQAAKAQVETAKSQIESAAAEVQAARAAEETAQLNLGFTHLTSPIDGVAGAALQQVGSLVSPAAGTITTVSTLDPIKCYFTVSEQEYLDFRRRYSTPESLAEEHRNLELQLILSDGTSYAHRGRFYFADREVNVRTGAIRIAGLFANPDNTLRPGQYAKIRFSPRSVPGALLVPQRAVSELQGGYQVAVVEAHNKVQIRPVKVADRVGADWIISEGVRAGEQVVVEGLQRLRNDTIVDPKPYVATQSRGIK; encoded by the coding sequence ATGTCTAGGACAATAACCTGGGCCGCCGCCATCCTACTGGCGCTGCTGCCGGCCGGCTGTACCAGTAACTCCAATGCCGCCAGGTCGACGCCGCCTCTCACGGTGGAGACCGTCGCAGTGGAGCAACGCGACGTACCCATCTTCGGCGAATGGCTGGGCACGCTGGAGGGCATGGTCAATGCCGACATCAAGGCACAGGTGTCCGGCTACCTGGAGCAGCAGGGGTATAGCGAAGGGTCGGCGGTGAGGAAGGGGCAACTGCTGTTCCAGATCGACCCCAGGCCATTCCAGGCGGCGGTGGATCAGGCGCGGGCCCAACTCGCGCAGGCAAACGGGCGGCTCTCGCAGGCCAGAGCCCAACTGTTGGAAGCCGAGGCGCAGGTGGGAGTGGCGGAGGCCAATCAGGGCCGGGCGCGCCTCGACGTTGAGCGATACACGCCGCTGGCCAAACAGCAGGCGATTACGCAGCAGGATCTGGACAACGCGATTCAGAACAACCTCGCGGCCAAGGCTCAACTGCAGGCCGCCAAGGCGCAGGTGGAGACGGCCAAGTCGCAGATTGAGTCCGCCGCGGCGGAGGTACAGGCGGCGCGCGCCGCGGAGGAAACGGCCCAACTCAACCTGGGGTTCACGCATCTCACCTCACCGATCGACGGCGTGGCCGGCGCGGCACTGCAGCAGGTGGGGTCACTGGTGAGCCCGGCCGCGGGCACGATTACGACGGTTTCGACGCTCGACCCGATCAAATGCTACTTCACTGTGAGCGAGCAGGAGTATCTCGACTTCCGCAGGCGCTACTCGACACCCGAAAGCCTGGCCGAGGAGCACCGCAATCTCGAACTGCAACTGATTCTGTCGGATGGGACGTCCTACGCGCATCGCGGGCGGTTCTACTTCGCGGATCGCGAAGTGAATGTGCGGACCGGCGCCATCCGCATCGCCGGGCTGTTCGCCAATCCGGACAATACGTTGCGGCCCGGCCAATACGCGAAGATCCGCTTTTCGCCAAGGTCGGTGCCGGGCGCACTGCTCGTTCCCCAGCGGGCGGTGTCGGAGTTGCAGGGTGGCTATCAGGTGGCCGTGGTGGAGGCCCACAACAAAGTGCAGATCCGCCCGGTGAAGGTAGCGGATCGCGTGGGCGCCGACTGGATCATCAGCGAAGGGGTGCGCGCCGGTGAACAGGTTGTGGTGGAAGGGCTGCAGAGGCTACGCAACGACACGATTGTGGACCCCAAGCCCTATGTGGCCACGCAGAGCAGAGGGATCAAGTAG
- the metA gene encoding homoserine O-succinyltransferase: MPIKIHDNLPARPILEAEGVPVMRETDAVRQDVRPLRIGLLNLMPNKIVTETQFARLIGATPLQVELTLVRLTNHVARNTPIEHLISFYYSWEEVRSERFDGFIITGAPVEHLPFEEVSYWDELRRILDWTQTHVHRSLNVCWAAQAALHHFHGVPKHALSRKAFGVFDHRNLVPASPYLRGFSDTFGVPVSRWTEVRRQDLPEERGLTILAESEETGLCLVDDPRYRGLHMFNHLEYDSTSLADEYTRDVAAGEPIEVPEHYFPGNDPTRPPENHWRSHAHLLFGNWVNDIYQSVPFDWVKTGGR; this comes from the coding sequence ATGCCGATCAAGATTCACGACAACCTCCCCGCCCGCCCCATTCTCGAGGCGGAAGGCGTGCCCGTGATGCGTGAGACCGACGCGGTGCGCCAGGACGTTCGTCCGCTCCGCATCGGGTTGCTGAACCTGATGCCCAACAAGATCGTCACGGAAACACAGTTCGCCCGACTCATCGGCGCGACCCCGCTGCAGGTGGAACTCACCCTGGTGCGGCTCACCAACCACGTGGCGCGCAACACGCCCATCGAGCACCTCATCTCGTTCTACTACTCCTGGGAGGAAGTCCGCTCCGAACGCTTCGACGGCTTCATCATCACCGGAGCGCCCGTCGAGCATCTCCCCTTTGAGGAAGTGAGCTACTGGGACGAACTGCGCCGCATCCTGGACTGGACGCAGACCCACGTCCATCGCTCGTTGAACGTCTGTTGGGCCGCCCAGGCCGCGTTGCATCATTTCCACGGGGTCCCGAAGCATGCCCTATCGCGGAAGGCGTTCGGAGTCTTCGATCACCGCAATCTGGTGCCTGCCTCGCCGTATCTGCGAGGCTTTTCCGACACCTTCGGTGTGCCTGTCTCGCGCTGGACCGAGGTGCGGCGGCAGGATCTGCCAGAAGAGCGTGGCCTCACCATCCTCGCGGAGAGCGAGGAAACCGGCCTGTGCCTGGTGGACGATCCGCGCTACCGCGGCCTCCACATGTTCAATCACCTGGAGTACGACTCCACCTCGCTAGCGGACGAATACACCAGGGACGTCGCAGCCGGAGAACCCATCGAGGTGCCCGAGCACTACTTTCCAGGCAACGACCCCACCCGTCCCCCTGAGAACCACTGGCGCAGCCACGCTCATCTCCTCTTCGGAAACTGGGTGAACGACATCTACCAATCGGTGCCCTTCGACTGGGTAAAAACCGGAGGTCGGTGA
- the speA gene encoding biosynthetic arginine decarboxylase, with amino-acid sequence MNLKLPDSPPVWEPSDRWTIVNAKELYDIDRWGKGYFSINEDGHVLVHPTAEPHKFVDLKKLVDTLVLRGIDPPILLRFPEILANQLSELNKVFLSAISEHNYQGKYRCVYPIKVNQQRQVVEEINKCGRKYGFGLEAGSKPELLAVAAIADNDTPIVCNGFKDDEYIEMCMLARKVGRDITPVVEKFTELDLILKHSAAMGVRPAIGLRVKLASRGAGRWKSSGGYRSKFGLTVTEAVRALETLKAVGMEDCVKLLHFHLGSQITNIRHIKGAVIEAARVYVDLKKQGAGLEFLDVGGGLGIDYDGSQTDFESSVNYTLQEYANDIVYHIQNVCDEAEVPHPTIVTESGRAIAAYHSVLVFNVLGVSGFGEEEVPVELPDEAEQPLVDLMESYKNMSSKNLLESFHDAQQALDSALNLFSLGYLPLKQRCVAENLYWLICRRILSAAKQLDVFPEDLEGLDAMLSDTYFCNFSLFQSMPDSWAVKQLFPIMPIHRLNQQPTRSAVLGDISCDSDGKVDQFIDRRDVKKTLPLHAVNGDAYYLGTFLVGAYQEILGDLHNLLGDTHAVHVRVNSENQPVLEAVIRGDTVKEVLDYVQFNARDLLEQFRRDVESAVLQGKIGYEESGRLLKFYEDGLYGYTYLEDTHGA; translated from the coding sequence TTGAACCTGAAACTGCCAGACTCGCCCCCCGTGTGGGAGCCGTCCGACCGCTGGACGATTGTCAATGCCAAAGAACTCTACGACATCGATCGGTGGGGGAAGGGCTACTTTTCCATCAACGAAGATGGCCATGTCCTGGTTCATCCGACGGCCGAGCCGCACAAGTTCGTCGACCTCAAAAAGCTGGTGGATACGCTGGTGCTGCGCGGGATCGATCCGCCCATCCTGCTGAGGTTCCCCGAGATTCTGGCGAACCAGCTTTCGGAGCTGAACAAGGTCTTCCTGTCCGCGATCAGCGAGCACAACTATCAGGGCAAGTACCGCTGCGTTTATCCGATCAAGGTGAACCAGCAGCGGCAGGTAGTGGAAGAGATCAACAAGTGCGGCCGCAAGTATGGCTTTGGCCTGGAGGCAGGATCCAAGCCGGAACTGCTCGCGGTGGCCGCTATCGCCGATAACGATACGCCGATTGTCTGCAACGGGTTCAAGGACGATGAGTACATCGAGATGTGCATGCTGGCCCGCAAGGTGGGCCGCGACATCACGCCGGTCGTCGAGAAGTTTACTGAGCTGGATCTGATTCTCAAGCATTCCGCCGCGATGGGCGTGCGACCGGCGATCGGGCTGCGCGTCAAGCTGGCGAGCCGCGGCGCGGGCCGTTGGAAGTCGTCGGGCGGCTACCGCTCGAAGTTCGGCCTGACGGTGACGGAGGCGGTGCGCGCGCTGGAAACGCTGAAGGCCGTCGGCATGGAAGATTGCGTGAAGCTGCTGCACTTCCATCTGGGCAGCCAGATTACGAACATCCGCCACATCAAGGGTGCGGTGATCGAGGCGGCGCGCGTGTATGTGGATTTGAAGAAGCAGGGCGCCGGCCTGGAGTTCCTGGATGTCGGCGGCGGACTGGGCATCGACTACGACGGATCGCAGACCGACTTCGAATCGAGCGTGAACTACACGCTGCAGGAGTATGCCAACGACATCGTCTATCACATCCAGAATGTGTGCGACGAAGCAGAGGTGCCGCATCCGACCATCGTGACGGAGAGCGGCCGGGCCATCGCGGCGTACCATAGCGTGCTGGTGTTCAATGTGTTGGGCGTGAGCGGCTTCGGCGAGGAAGAGGTCCCGGTGGAACTGCCGGACGAGGCCGAGCAGCCGCTGGTCGACCTGATGGAGAGCTACAAGAACATGAGCTCGAAGAATCTGCTGGAGTCGTTCCACGACGCCCAGCAGGCGCTCGACTCCGCTCTGAATCTCTTCAGCCTGGGCTATCTACCGCTGAAACAGCGGTGCGTGGCGGAGAATCTCTACTGGCTGATCTGCCGGCGGATTCTTTCGGCGGCCAAGCAACTGGATGTCTTTCCGGAAGATCTGGAGGGCCTCGACGCGATGCTCTCCGATACGTACTTCTGCAACTTCTCGCTATTCCAGAGCATGCCGGACAGTTGGGCGGTGAAGCAGTTGTTCCCGATCATGCCGATTCACCGGCTGAACCAGCAGCCGACGCGCAGCGCGGTGCTGGGCGACATCTCTTGTGACAGCGACGGCAAGGTGGATCAGTTCATCGACCGGCGCGACGTGAAGAAGACGCTGCCTCTGCATGCGGTGAACGGGGACGCGTACTACCTGGGGACATTCCTGGTGGGCGCGTATCAGGAGATTCTGGGCGATCTGCACAACCTGCTGGGCGATACGCATGCCGTGCACGTGCGGGTGAACAGCGAGAATCAGCCGGTGCTGGAAGCGGTGATTCGCGGCGACACGGTGAAGGAAGTGTTGGACTACGTGCAGTTCAATGCGCGCGACCTGCTGGAGCAGTTCCGGCGGGATGTGGAGTCGGCTGTGCTGCAGGGCAAGATCGGGTATGAGGAATCGGGCCGGCTGCTGAAGTTCTACGAAGACGGGCTTTACGGGTATACGTACCTGGAGGACACGCACGGGGCGTAG
- a CDS encoding 3-oxoacyl-ACP reductase family protein, whose product MGNPLDGKFALVTGASKGVGKGIALELARQGCCVAVNYHSDEAGAEATVAEATELGATAFAVKANVGLKSDIDAMFDTVLARFPKLDVHVNNAGIQTWKPLLELTEAEWDRVLDVNLKGCFLCTQRAALNMKETGGGSIINIGSGCNKWAFPNLVDYTASKGGIEQFTKVAAVELGKYRIRVNCVAPGAIEIERTKHEAGDYGATWSKLTPLARVGLPVDIGHTVAYLASSHADFVTGQTIWVDGGLFTRPAWPYE is encoded by the coding sequence ATGGGTAATCCACTGGATGGCAAGTTCGCGCTGGTCACCGGAGCCAGCAAGGGCGTCGGCAAAGGCATAGCACTGGAGTTGGCGCGCCAGGGCTGCTGCGTCGCCGTGAATTACCACAGCGACGAAGCCGGCGCCGAAGCAACGGTCGCGGAAGCGACGGAATTGGGCGCCACTGCCTTCGCGGTGAAGGCGAACGTCGGCCTCAAATCCGACATCGACGCCATGTTCGACACGGTGCTGGCGCGCTTTCCCAAACTCGATGTTCACGTGAACAACGCCGGCATTCAAACCTGGAAGCCTCTGCTGGAGCTCACGGAAGCGGAATGGGATCGCGTCCTGGATGTCAATCTGAAGGGTTGCTTCCTGTGCACGCAGCGCGCGGCCCTCAATATGAAGGAGACCGGCGGAGGCTCCATCATCAACATCGGTTCCGGCTGCAACAAATGGGCCTTCCCCAACCTCGTGGACTACACCGCCAGCAAAGGCGGCATCGAGCAGTTCACCAAGGTGGCGGCGGTGGAGCTGGGCAAGTACCGGATCCGTGTGAACTGCGTAGCGCCAGGAGCCATTGAGATCGAGAGAACGAAGCACGAAGCCGGAGACTATGGCGCCACCTGGTCGAAACTCACGCCTCTAGCCCGAGTGGGCCTGCCGGTGGACATCGGTCACACCGTAGCGTACCTGGCCTCCAGCCACGCCGACTTCGTAACCGGCCAAACCATCTGGGTCGACGGCGGCCTATTTACGCGCCCCGCCTGGCCGTACGAGTGA
- a CDS encoding multidrug efflux RND transporter permease subunit: MSNFFIDRPIVAMVIALLTVIVGAVVIVNLPVAQFPAIAPPEIQISAVYVGADAQTVEQAVATPIEQQMSGVDNMNYMYSVNSTANGQMRLVVNFDIKTDPNTDLILAQSRETLAASQLPAEVTNYGVSVQKSVTAPLMLLSLYSPKGSRDERFLANYAYINMNDPLTRVPGIGSVQVFGAGQYAMRLWVRPDRLAKLGITVPEIVSTIQSQNTVNPAGQVGSEPIPQGQEYTYSVRAQGRLTSPEEFGDMVLRATPDGAVVRVRDVARVELGAQDYSVAGRLNGKPSAVIAVYQLPGSNAVDAANGVKKLIEEARRRFPQDVECVVSLDTTRAVSEGIHEIVETLLIAIVLVILVVYVFLQGWRATLIPLLAVPVSLVGTFIFFPLFGFSINTLSMFAMVLAIGLVVDDAIVVVESVERYIEDGLSPRDAARKAMAEITGPVIGIALVLSVVFIPTAFIPGITGRLYQQFAITIAISVILSAFNALTLSPALAALLLKPRVHGNGGPAAAFFAWFNRVFGEATERYVHGSGALIRKSAFSMVLLGLFAVAGGLLGSNLPSSFVPDEDQGYLFLNIQLPNAASMQRTNALTRKVEKIIAETPGVESTTTVAGFSLLSFARASYSGFAWITLKEWGSRQDRAQQMQSIKQHLNRELSKLPEGVAFSFSPPAIPGVGTSGGFTFLLEDRSGQDVAFLSSNLNKFMAAARKRPEIAGLTTTFLPSVPQQFVVVDRDKAIKQGVPLADVYRTIQTFMGGLFVNYFNRFGRQWQVYVEAEGEYRTRPENVGQFYVRNTSGETVPLSALTHFESRTGPEFTMRFNEYRAAQLNGGAAPGYSSTQAMKALEETFAETMPAEMGYDYSGMSYQEKRATEGVPPAAIFGFSLLFVFLILAALYESWSLPLSVLLTTPVAVFGAFGVLWARRAVSGLYLPPFLVQIENDVYSQIGLVMLIGLTAKNAILIVEFANEELAKGRPLVEAALEGAKLRLRPILMTSFAFILGSVPLWTASGAGSVARQIMGTTVIGGMLAASLVGIFLVPAAYVVVKRLSGAERRFFAAEGKGAEA, translated from the coding sequence ATGTCCAACTTCTTCATCGACCGGCCCATCGTGGCCATGGTGATTGCCCTGCTGACGGTGATCGTCGGCGCCGTCGTCATCGTCAACCTGCCCGTCGCGCAGTTCCCGGCGATTGCACCACCCGAGATCCAGATCTCGGCGGTGTATGTCGGGGCGGATGCGCAGACGGTGGAACAGGCGGTGGCCACGCCCATCGAGCAGCAGATGAGCGGCGTGGACAACATGAACTACATGTACTCGGTGAACTCCACTGCCAACGGCCAGATGCGCCTGGTGGTGAACTTCGACATCAAGACCGACCCCAACACCGACCTGATCCTCGCCCAGAGTCGCGAGACACTGGCCGCCTCGCAGTTGCCGGCCGAGGTTACGAACTACGGGGTGAGCGTACAGAAGTCGGTCACGGCGCCACTGATGCTGCTCTCGCTCTACTCGCCGAAGGGCTCGCGTGACGAGCGATTCCTGGCGAACTACGCCTATATCAACATGAATGATCCGTTGACGCGTGTGCCCGGCATCGGCAGCGTGCAGGTGTTCGGTGCGGGGCAGTATGCCATGCGCCTGTGGGTAAGGCCGGACCGGCTAGCGAAGCTGGGCATCACAGTGCCGGAGATCGTGTCGACGATCCAGTCGCAGAACACCGTGAACCCGGCGGGCCAGGTGGGCAGCGAGCCGATTCCCCAGGGACAGGAGTACACCTATTCGGTGCGAGCCCAGGGCCGGCTGACGTCTCCGGAGGAGTTTGGGGACATGGTGTTGCGGGCCACACCGGACGGCGCGGTGGTGCGCGTGCGCGACGTGGCGCGGGTGGAGTTGGGCGCCCAGGACTACAGCGTCGCGGGACGGCTGAATGGGAAGCCCAGCGCCGTCATCGCGGTGTATCAGCTGCCGGGGTCGAACGCGGTGGATGCGGCCAACGGTGTGAAGAAGCTCATTGAAGAGGCAAGGCGCCGGTTTCCCCAGGATGTGGAGTGCGTTGTCTCGCTGGACACCACACGGGCTGTCTCGGAAGGCATCCACGAGATCGTCGAAACCCTGCTGATCGCCATCGTGCTGGTGATCCTGGTGGTCTACGTGTTTCTGCAGGGGTGGCGGGCGACGCTGATTCCGCTGCTGGCGGTGCCGGTCTCGCTCGTCGGCACCTTTATCTTCTTCCCGCTGTTCGGCTTCTCCATCAATACGCTGTCGATGTTCGCGATGGTGCTGGCGATCGGGCTGGTTGTCGACGACGCCATCGTCGTTGTCGAATCGGTGGAGCGCTACATCGAAGACGGGCTATCGCCGCGCGATGCGGCGCGCAAGGCCATGGCGGAGATCACGGGCCCCGTGATCGGCATCGCCCTGGTGCTTTCTGTGGTGTTCATCCCCACGGCGTTCATTCCCGGCATCACCGGCCGGCTCTACCAGCAGTTCGCCATCACCATTGCCATCTCGGTAATTCTGTCGGCATTCAATGCGCTGACACTCAGCCCGGCGCTCGCGGCCCTGCTGCTGAAACCGAGGGTGCACGGCAACGGCGGACCGGCGGCTGCCTTCTTCGCCTGGTTCAACCGCGTCTTCGGCGAGGCGACTGAGCGGTATGTTCACGGCTCGGGAGCGCTGATCCGAAAGAGCGCGTTCTCGATGGTCCTGCTGGGGCTGTTCGCCGTCGCCGGAGGGTTACTGGGCAGCAATCTGCCGTCCAGTTTTGTGCCGGACGAGGATCAAGGCTACCTCTTTCTGAACATTCAGCTACCCAACGCCGCGTCGATGCAGCGCACCAACGCACTCACACGGAAAGTGGAGAAAATCATCGCGGAGACTCCAGGCGTCGAGTCCACCACGACAGTCGCGGGGTTCAGCCTGCTGAGCTTCGCGCGCGCCAGCTACAGCGGGTTTGCCTGGATCACACTGAAGGAGTGGGGCAGCCGCCAGGACCGCGCGCAGCAGATGCAGTCGATCAAACAGCATCTGAATCGCGAGCTGAGCAAGCTACCCGAAGGTGTCGCGTTTAGCTTCTCTCCACCGGCCATTCCAGGGGTGGGGACCTCCGGCGGGTTCACGTTCCTGCTGGAGGACCGGTCTGGCCAGGATGTCGCGTTCCTCTCATCGAATCTCAACAAGTTCATGGCCGCGGCGCGCAAGCGCCCCGAGATCGCGGGCCTGACGACGACATTCCTGCCCAGCGTGCCGCAGCAGTTCGTGGTGGTCGACCGCGACAAGGCGATCAAACAAGGGGTGCCGCTCGCCGATGTCTACCGGACGATTCAGACCTTCATGGGCGGCCTCTTCGTGAACTATTTCAACCGGTTTGGGCGGCAGTGGCAGGTGTATGTCGAAGCGGAGGGCGAGTACCGCACGCGCCCTGAGAATGTGGGCCAGTTCTACGTGCGCAACACGAGCGGCGAAACGGTGCCGCTGTCCGCCCTGACCCATTTCGAGTCGCGCACCGGCCCGGAGTTCACCATGCGCTTCAACGAGTATCGGGCCGCGCAGCTCAACGGCGGCGCCGCACCAGGCTACAGCTCCACCCAGGCGATGAAGGCTCTGGAAGAGACGTTCGCCGAAACGATGCCGGCGGAGATGGGGTACGACTACTCGGGCATGTCGTATCAGGAGAAACGGGCGACCGAGGGGGTGCCGCCGGCCGCGATCTTCGGGTTCTCGCTGCTGTTCGTCTTTCTGATTCTGGCGGCGTTATATGAGAGCTGGTCGCTGCCGCTCAGTGTGCTGCTCACAACGCCGGTGGCGGTCTTTGGAGCATTTGGCGTGCTGTGGGCCCGCCGGGCTGTGTCTGGACTCTACTTGCCTCCGTTTCTGGTGCAGATCGAGAACGACGTCTATTCGCAGATCGGGCTGGTGATGCTGATCGGACTGACGGCGAAGAACGCCATCCTGATTGTGGAGTTCGCCAATGAGGAGCTCGCCAAAGGACGGCCGCTGGTCGAAGCCGCGCTGGAAGGCGCCAAGCTCCGCCTGCGCCCCATTCTGATGACGTCCTTCGCGTTCATCCTGGGCAGTGTGCCGCTGTGGACGGCGTCGGGCGCGGGCTCAGTGGCGCGCCAGATTATGGGCACAACAGTGATCGGCGGCATGCTGGCGGCGAGTCTGGTGGGGATCTTCCTGGTGCCCGCGGCATATGTGGTGGTGAAGAGACTCTCCGGCGCGGAGAGGAGATTCTTCGCCGCGGAGGGAAAAGGAGCTGAGGCGTGA
- a CDS encoding IS256 family transposase produces the protein MTRKKDTANRVDWKAVMAEDSDFMKALVQSVVQQVLDAEMEETLCAARSERTPMRTGYRSGSYVRGLVTRVGRIELRVPQDRQGRFRTEVFERYQRSEKALVGALAEMYVQGVSTRKVKAITEELCGHEFSASTISRINQTMDEELEKFATRPLEEDYPFLILDARYEKVREDGVIRSRAVQVAIGVNWDGRRCILAVELANRESASSWREFLVKLRQRGLRGVELVVSDDHAGLKRAIAEVVPEAAWQRCYVHFLRNALDHLPRKADDDCLTELRWIYDRRNLAEARQDLAAWLKKWESRYARLCQWVEEQIEETLTFYRLPQAHHKHLKSTNMLERLNEELKRRTLVVRIFPNAASCLRLVRALAVEIHEDWVEATRYLNMEELKEHKKQLLRDIQPAA, from the coding sequence ATGACCCGAAAGAAGGATACCGCGAACCGGGTGGACTGGAAAGCGGTGATGGCGGAAGACTCCGATTTCATGAAGGCGCTGGTGCAGAGCGTCGTGCAGCAGGTACTGGATGCCGAGATGGAGGAAACGCTCTGTGCGGCGCGGTCGGAGCGCACCCCGATGCGCACCGGCTATCGCAGCGGCTCCTATGTCCGTGGGCTGGTGACGCGGGTCGGCCGCATTGAGCTGCGCGTGCCGCAGGACCGGCAAGGGCGCTTCCGGACCGAGGTCTTTGAGCGCTATCAGCGCAGCGAAAAGGCGCTGGTCGGGGCGCTGGCCGAGATGTACGTGCAGGGCGTGTCGACGCGCAAGGTGAAGGCGATCACCGAGGAACTATGTGGGCATGAGTTTTCGGCCTCGACGATCAGCCGGATCAACCAGACGATGGACGAGGAACTGGAGAAGTTCGCGACGCGGCCGCTGGAGGAGGACTATCCGTTTCTGATCCTGGACGCGCGCTACGAAAAGGTGCGCGAGGACGGCGTGATCCGGAGCCGGGCGGTGCAGGTGGCGATCGGGGTGAACTGGGACGGGCGGCGCTGCATCCTGGCCGTGGAACTGGCCAACCGGGAGAGCGCGTCGAGCTGGCGCGAGTTTCTGGTGAAGCTGCGGCAGCGGGGGCTGCGCGGAGTGGAACTGGTTGTCAGCGACGATCACGCGGGCCTGAAGCGTGCGATTGCCGAGGTCGTGCCGGAGGCCGCCTGGCAACGGTGCTACGTGCACTTCCTGCGCAATGCGCTGGACCATCTGCCGCGCAAGGCCGACGACGATTGTCTGACCGAGTTGCGCTGGATCTACGACCGCCGCAACCTGGCCGAGGCGCGGCAGGATCTGGCGGCATGGCTGAAGAAGTGGGAATCGCGCTACGCCAGATTGTGCCAGTGGGTGGAGGAGCAGATCGAGGAGACGCTGACGTTTTACCGTCTGCCGCAGGCGCACCACAAGCATCTGAAGTCGACGAACATGCTGGAGCGACTGAACGAGGAGCTCAAACGCCGGACCCTGGTGGTGAGGATCTTCCCGAACGCGGCGAGCTGCCTGCGGCTGGTGCGAGCGCTGGCGGTGGAGATCCACGAGGACTGGGTGGAAGCGACGCGCTATCTGAACATGGAGGAGCTGAAAGAGCACAAGAAGCAGCTACTGCGCGATATACAGCCCGCCGCCTGA